One Thalassotalea hakodatensis DNA segment encodes these proteins:
- a CDS encoding LysR family transcriptional regulator, protein MHNWDDFRFFGAVAETGSYSKAATSLGVNHSTVSRRVQAMEVAHGVKLFERTQYGYQLTEAGASIFEIVQQLQDKTHQAARILLGQDARLEGTINLTMPNDMFMFLMAEPLKLFSDQHPGITFNLLVSKGLRNMANREADLAVRVTATPPDYLIGTKITHIQHGLYQREDLAQHDYTPVIIWGSESNLPTWTTQYFKNPKVIMRVDDLYAMHQAVRAGFGIARMPCFIPDIVQDEKVVRLPVDVPLSDFAVWILHHQDLRTSAKINQCRGYIKEVLTAQKGVFSGEYSRFQ, encoded by the coding sequence ATGCACAACTGGGATGATTTTAGATTTTTTGGAGCCGTTGCTGAAACAGGAAGTTACTCCAAAGCTGCTACTTCGTTAGGCGTTAATCATTCAACGGTATCGCGAAGGGTACAAGCAATGGAAGTTGCGCATGGGGTAAAATTATTTGAACGCACACAGTATGGCTATCAACTAACAGAGGCTGGCGCATCTATCTTTGAAATTGTTCAGCAATTACAAGATAAAACCCATCAAGCTGCTCGCATATTACTAGGGCAAGATGCCAGATTAGAAGGCACTATTAACTTAACAATGCCAAACGACATGTTTATGTTTTTAATGGCTGAGCCTCTTAAATTATTTTCCGACCAACACCCTGGAATTACTTTTAACCTACTGGTGAGTAAAGGGTTACGAAATATGGCGAATAGAGAGGCTGATTTAGCAGTACGTGTCACCGCAACACCCCCCGATTATCTTATTGGTACTAAAATCACCCATATTCAACACGGCCTTTATCAACGTGAAGACTTGGCTCAACATGATTATACGCCAGTAATAATATGGGGCAGTGAATCGAACCTTCCTACTTGGACAACACAATATTTTAAAAACCCCAAAGTCATCATGCGCGTAGATGACTTATATGCGATGCATCAAGCTGTTAGAGCTGGTTTTGGTATAGCTAGAATGCCATGTTTCATACCTGATATTGTGCAAGATGAAAAGGTGGTGAGGCTGCCTGTCGATGTGCCACTTTCAGATTTTGCCGTGTGGATTTTACATCATCAAGATTTAAGAACCTCGGCAAAGATTAATCAATGCCGAG
- a CDS encoding nuclear transport factor 2 family protein has protein sequence MDNISAIKQQINKYFDGLYHADVSRLAQVFHRNARYTSITDGALIHLSMPEYFANVEKRQSPSSKEQVRQDRILTIDVVGNQTALAKVQCVISPKYFTDFLSFIYLDNQWQIISKVFHYQLTPFK, from the coding sequence ATGGATAATATCAGTGCGATAAAGCAACAAATTAACAAATATTTTGACGGGTTATATCACGCAGATGTTTCGAGATTAGCGCAAGTATTTCATCGAAATGCCCGTTATACCAGTATCACGGACGGAGCGCTCATTCATTTATCAATGCCAGAGTATTTCGCGAATGTAGAAAAACGTCAATCACCTTCAAGTAAAGAACAAGTAAGGCAAGATCGTATTCTCACTATCGACGTAGTTGGCAACCAAACCGCCTTAGCTAAAGTGCAGTGTGTTATTTCGCCTAAGTACTTCACCGATTTTTTAAGTTTTATCTACCTTGATAATCAATGGCAAATCATTAGCAAGGTATTTCATTATCAACTAACACCGTTTAAATAA
- a CDS encoding tautomerase family protein, which yields MPYVKIQVTDEGVTNRQKQRLIAQTTAMLSEVLDKEPATTFVVIEEVPLDNWGISGLPVSEFRRTANS from the coding sequence ATGCCTTATGTAAAAATACAAGTTACCGATGAAGGGGTAACGAACAGACAAAAACAACGTTTGATTGCACAAACGACCGCAATGTTATCTGAAGTGCTAGATAAAGAACCGGCAACTACATTTGTTGTCATTGAAGAAGTTCCATTAGATAACTGGGGAATTTCAGGACTGCCGGTGAGCGAGTTTCGCCGCACAGCAAATAGCTAA